The Anas platyrhynchos isolate ZD024472 breed Pekin duck chromosome 1, IASCAAS_PekinDuck_T2T, whole genome shotgun sequence genomic sequence GGTGACACGGGGCAGTACGGGGCAGTATGGAGTGATATGGGGTGAGATAGGGCAATATGGGGCAGTACAGGGTGAGACGGGGCAGTACGGGGCAGTATGGAGTGATATGGGGTGAGATAGGGCAATATGGGGCAGTATGAGGTGAGACGGGGCAGTATGGAGTGATACAGGGTGATATGGAGCATTATGGGGCAGTACAGGGTGAGACGGGGCAGTACGGGGCAGTATGGAGTGATATGGGGTGAGACGGGCAGTATGGGGCAGTACAGGGTGAGACGGGGCAGTACAGGACAGTATGGAGTGATACGGGGTGAGACAGGCAGTATGGGGCAGTACGGGGTGAGACAGGGCAATATGGGGCAGTATAAAGTGATACGGGGTGATACGGAGCAATATGGGGCAGTATGGGATGAGACGGGGTGGTACAGGGCAATATGGAGCGATATGGGGCAGTATAGGCGAGACAAGGCAGTACAGGACAATATGGAGTGATACAGGGTGATACGGAGCAAAACAGGGTGCTACAGGGTGATACGGGGCGATATGGGACAATACAGAGCAATACAGGGCAGTGTGGGGTGATACAGGGTGATATGGAACAATACAGGGCAGTATGGGGCGATATGGGAAGATATGGAGCAATACAGGGGAGTGTGGGGTGATACAGGGCGATATGGAGTGAGACAGGGCAATATAGGACATTACAGGGCAATACGGGGTGATATGGGGTGGTACGGGGCAGGACAGGGCGATACAGGGTAATATAGAGCAATATGGGGCAGTACGGGGCAATATGGGGCAGTATGGGATGAGACGGGGCAGTATGGGGCAATATGGAATGATACAAGGTGATATGGAACAATACAGGGCAGTATGGGGCGATGCAGAGCGATATGGGGTGGTATGGTGTGGCACGGGCTGATACAGGGCAACAGAGAATGATATGGGGTAGTACAGGGCAATATGGGACAGAATGGGGTGATATGGGGTGGTACGGGGCAGGACAGGGCGATACGGGGCGATATGGAATGATATGGGGCAGTACAGGGTAGGACAAGGTGACATGGGGCGATATGGAGCGATACGGGGCAGTATGGGGTGATCCAGGGCAATATGGGGTGACATGGGGCAATATGGGGCAATATGGGGCAGTACAGGGTGACACGGGGCGATATGGGTCAGGGgtcccccgctgccccccttGCTGACCCCGCTGCCCGTCCCCAGAGCCGCCGGCTGCGGACCGAGGACCTGCGGGACCCCGACATCTCCAGGGAGATCGCGGTGAAGATGTCGCGCTTCCATGGCATGGTGATGCCCTTCAACAAGGAGCCCAAGTGGCTCTTCGGGACCATGGAGTGGTGAGGGCTCCTGCGGGGcagccgcccccagccccaaaatccccggggctcgggggaggggggggcgcagggggggctgcagcctcccccatCCCGCGCCCCAGGTACCTGAAGCAGATTTCGGAGCTCACCTTCTCCGAGGAGGCGCAGCTGAAGAAGCTGAACCAGCTGAAGTCCTACAACCTGCAGCAGGAGATGAAGAGCCTCAGGTCAGCACGGGGACCTCGGGGGGGTCTCCGGGGGGGTCTCAGCTCAGTGGGGTGGCAGGGGATGGGCGAGGGGTGACGCCGagctctgcccccccccagggagctgctggaggccaCCCCCTCGCCGGTCGTCTTCTGCCACAACGACGTGCAGGAGGGTGAGTGCCCAGCGCCCTGCGGCCGTGCCCcgctccctgtccctgtccccatccccctgACCCGTcccggtccctgtccctgtccccctgaCCCCTCCtggtccctgtccccgtccccctgACCCCTCCtggtccctgtccccgtccctgtccccagggaatatcctgctgctggccgggCACGAGGCCTCCCCCTCGGACAAGCTGATGCTCATCGACTTCGAGTACAGCAGCTACAACTACCGGTGGGcacggggctgcgggggggctgCACCCCCCCAAAACGGGCAGCTCCCCGCTcacccccggctcccccccccccccagcggcTTTGACATCGGGAACCACTTCTGCGAGTGGGTCTACAACTACACGCACGGCTCCTGGCCCTACTACAAGGCTTCCCTGGAGAACTACCCCAGCCGGCAGCAGCAGGTGAGCCGTGTcgccccccggggggctgcaggaggggggggCGCCCTCCCCTCGTTGTGTCCCAGCCCGCTGctcgcccccccccagctgcattTCATCCGGCACTACCTCTCGGAGGATTCGGGGCGGCGCGGGGACACGACGCACGAGGAGCAGGCTCGCATCGAGGAGGAGATGCTGACGGAGATCAACCGGTGAGGGGCACGGTGCTGGGGGCACCCCCGggccgccccccaccccccccctccccgctcgccctgctgggggccgggggggctgagggctgcGCTCCCCCCAGGTTCGCTTTGGCCTCGCACTTCTTCTGGGGCCTCTGGTCCATCCTGCAGGCGAAGATCTCCACCATCGAGTTCGGGTACCTGGTGagtgctgcccctgggggggccgggggggcgcagggagggGCCCAGCCCCCACGcggggctgccctggggctctgctgctcatcgccccccccccagcacagggcagcggggcagggagggctccgggcagccaggagcaggggggggttagggggtgaCCCCCAGGGGTCGCGGTGCTCCCCTCGCAGCCCTGCTGGGGGTGTGGGtggaggtgtgggggggggacaggtcCTCA encodes the following:
- the CHKB gene encoding choline/ethanolamine kinase; protein product: MGGEGRGQAAMAAMAAGSGDGAGTGTGTGSGAGAVPAATRLRAYAWCREFLAGSWKLIGPDEFVIGPVSGGLSNLLFKCALPEHILSVGDEPRQVLLRVYGAILQGVDSLVLESVMFAILAERALGPRLYGVFPQGRLEQYIPSRRLRTEDLRDPDISREIAVKMSRFHGMVMPFNKEPKWLFGTMEWYLKQISELTFSEEAQLKKLNQLKSYNLQQEMKSLRELLEATPSPVVFCHNDVQEGNILLLAGHEASPSDKLMLIDFEYSSYNYRGFDIGNHFCEWVYNYTHGSWPYYKASLENYPSRQQQLHFIRHYLSEDSGRRGDTTHEEQARIEEEMLTEINRFALASHFFWGLWSILQAKISTIEFGYLDYAQSRFEAYFQHKAQCC